In a genomic window of Nodosilinea sp. E11:
- a CDS encoding alpha/beta fold hydrolase, giving the protein MTAALSSSDRSQLTYWPWRDQAIHYVVAGDAHDSRPPLLLVHGFGASTDHWRKNIEGLRADFQVWAIDLLGFGRSAKPDWQYSGDLWQAQLHEFITEVIGRPVVLAGNSLGGYASLCVAANHPESAAGLVLLNSAGPFSTPAQTPPPPPNPIAKAIQSLMLQPLPSWLLFQYVRQPATIRRTLKQVYLDQTAITDQLVEDIRRPALDPGAPRVFASVFKSRQGEKVDELLQKLSCPLLMLWGEGDPWMNCRAKGAQFRQYYPALSEHYLQAGHCPHDEVPDQVNGLLREWVLGTVGVRVDEMAGG; this is encoded by the coding sequence ATGACCGCCGCCCTTTCTTCCTCCGATCGCTCCCAACTCACCTATTGGCCCTGGCGTGACCAGGCGATTCACTACGTCGTAGCCGGGGATGCTCACGATTCCCGGCCCCCTCTGCTGCTGGTCCATGGGTTCGGTGCCTCGACCGACCACTGGCGCAAAAATATTGAGGGGCTCAGGGCCGACTTTCAGGTGTGGGCGATTGATCTGCTTGGCTTTGGGCGATCGGCTAAGCCCGACTGGCAGTACAGCGGTGACCTGTGGCAAGCTCAACTCCACGAGTTCATTACTGAGGTGATTGGTCGCCCGGTGGTGCTGGCGGGCAATTCTTTGGGGGGCTATGCGTCGCTCTGCGTAGCGGCCAACCACCCCGAATCTGCTGCTGGGCTGGTGCTGCTCAACAGTGCCGGGCCGTTTTCTACCCCGGCACAAACCCCGCCCCCGCCCCCCAACCCGATCGCCAAAGCTATTCAATCGCTCATGCTTCAGCCCCTGCCCAGTTGGCTGCTGTTTCAGTACGTGCGCCAGCCCGCCACCATTCGCCGCACCCTCAAGCAGGTGTACCTGGACCAAACTGCGATCACCGACCAACTGGTCGAAGACATTCGCCGTCCCGCCCTCGACCCTGGTGCCCCCAGAGTATTTGCCTCGGTGTTTAAGTCGCGCCAGGGCGAAAAGGTCGATGAACTGCTGCAAAAGCTCTCTTGCCCCCTGCTGATGCTCTGGGGCGAAGGCGACCCCTGGATGAACTGCCGGGCGAAAGGGGCCCAGTTTCGTCAGTACTATCCCGCTCTGAGCGAACATTACCTGCAAGCGGGCCACTGCCCCCATGACGAGGTGCCTGACCAGGTGAACGGGCTACTGCGCGAGTGGGTATTGGGAACGGTAGGTGTGCGGGTGGATGAGATGGCGGGTGGATGA
- the moeB gene encoding molybdopterin-synthase adenylyltransferase MoeB, whose amino-acid sequence MLNPNLDDIQLTKEEYERYSRHIILPEVGLDGQKKLKAASVLCVGTGGLGSPLLLYLAAAGIGRIGIVDFDTVDQSNLHRQVIHSESWVGKPKIESAKSRILEINPHCQVDLYETRLSAENALGIFEPYDVVVDGTDNFPTRYLVNDACVLLNKPNVYGSIFRFEGQATVFNYQDGPNYRDLYPEPPPPGLVPSCAEGGVLGVLPGIIGVIQANETIKVILGTGKTLSGRLLLYNALEMTFRELKLRPNPVRPVIEGLIDYEEFCGIPQARMEAEKELAEIAEMTVAELKQVLDSGDDNVVLLDVRNPNEYEIARIPGSVLVPLPDIENGDGVDKVKSLANGHRLIVHCKMGGRSAKALGILKQHGIEGTNVKGGIAAWSREVDPSVPEY is encoded by the coding sequence CCGGAGGTGGGCCTCGACGGGCAGAAAAAGCTCAAGGCCGCCAGCGTGCTCTGTGTAGGCACGGGGGGCTTAGGGTCGCCGCTGTTGCTGTATTTGGCCGCCGCCGGCATTGGCCGCATTGGCATTGTCGATTTTGACACAGTCGATCAGTCAAACCTGCACCGCCAGGTGATTCATAGTGAGTCGTGGGTGGGCAAACCCAAGATTGAGTCGGCCAAAAGCCGCATTCTCGAAATTAACCCCCACTGCCAGGTCGACCTCTACGAGACTCGCCTCAGCGCCGAAAACGCTCTGGGCATTTTCGAACCCTACGATGTGGTAGTTGACGGCACCGACAACTTCCCCACCCGCTACCTGGTCAACGACGCCTGCGTACTGCTGAACAAGCCCAACGTTTACGGTTCGATCTTCCGGTTTGAGGGCCAGGCCACAGTCTTCAACTACCAAGACGGCCCCAACTACCGCGATCTCTACCCCGAGCCGCCGCCGCCGGGGCTGGTGCCCTCCTGTGCTGAGGGCGGTGTATTGGGCGTGCTGCCGGGCATCATCGGCGTGATTCAGGCGAACGAGACCATTAAAGTCATTTTGGGCACAGGCAAAACCCTCAGCGGTCGGCTGCTGCTCTATAACGCTCTAGAAATGACCTTTAGAGAGCTAAAGCTGCGTCCTAACCCAGTGCGTCCGGTGATCGAAGGGCTGATCGATTACGAAGAATTTTGCGGTATTCCCCAGGCGCGTATGGAGGCAGAGAAGGAGTTGGCTGAGATCGCTGAAATGACTGTTGCCGAACTTAAACAGGTGCTCGACAGCGGCGACGACAACGTGGTGCTGCTCGATGTTCGCAACCCCAACGAGTACGAAATTGCCCGCATCCCCGGCTCTGTGCTGGTACCTCTGCCCGACATTGAGAACGGCGATGGCGTCGACAAAGTAAAAAGTCTAGCGAACGGCCACCGGCTGATTGTGCATTGCAAGATGGGTGGGCGATCGGCTAAGGCCCTGGGCATTCTCAAGCAGCACGGCATTGAGGGCACCAATGTGAAAGGCGGCATCGCGGCCTGGAGCCGAGAGGTTGATCCCTCGGTGCCTGAATACTAG